A genomic segment from Neobacillus sp. YX16 encodes:
- a CDS encoding endo-alpha-N-acetylgalactosaminidase family protein: protein MSRNNYKRFSHTLLALVLFLPTFLTGFIPPLRVVAEVTNPWVTISNGGNEVNEMVNKNGKAYARLGAGAGNDNGTKAAIFQEEKAAAKEAGTMEYTFIPELNGADTRFGFYPHFIDHNNFVFVGYDSIGWFYEYKYQGSGTWLQTRPNVPLPEAGTKHSIKINYSGTTLNVTLDGQDLFGQVTLSKDVNNLLTGKEAVKLGAFGGKNSQVLIELGDALEDGGTDPGDGELVDITDNQLEEGDFKILSGGGSVTYNEDGSATLKVTSTQKNRIVYNQMKPIKNGVFEADITPGTGTMNRFGLIYRVQNPSAYTYVGTGDQNNQYFGEIFGPANTWTSMTSDVALEANKTYHMRLKFMDDVATLYINDKKVNSWTLSGGVDQAGLLGFEKSRGAADITISNIKVKEYIPPKAPETPPVEDIVSSDYMNVKIDQVFPRVIEYHVGDKVMDGQKTPVYGLKVNGVLYYPEVSFEKKNKSEALYTLKVVDEYENLDAVFKVSLKVQKNKVIYTFEEIKNAKSAKIETVEFADLNFISVNSTQTNAKAKLTNLSSDVTKPGDVDANVDASLGDIGTSGSYYTGFLSTDQLSAGVWSSSEVNGYRNIVANRYQSGDGTKGLGIGSSLLYYQRAFMSNPQADKPTIKIAIAEDLNEDKEIDWQDGAIAYREIMQNIPGANNVNNLVGTRIAMNFGSQAQQPFLKTLDNVKKVALATDGLGQSVLLKGYGNEGHDSAHPDYGNVGERIGGADDLKTLIEEGHKYNSEFGVHINAQETYPEAKAFSEDFIDGKNSLGWGWLDQSYTINKLKDLYSGSRAKRLDELKAVAPGLDFVYLDVWYQDQWESDRISEQFHDRGWRVTTEFGTSVANYSTWQHWATDKNYGGPASKGINSEVLRFISNHQKDSWVLNWPEAGGTADHPLLGGFELAGFEGWQSDKNFDQFIRMTFDTNLPTKFLQKYYVTNWTDVEGDKNKTNLEKEIKLADPSNGDDVVVTRKDNSRERIITLNGNVVLDEHAYLLPWVEQDFKNPTPAAEKLYHWNLEGGTTTWTLPDGFVGPSKKVYVYKLTDQGRKDVQKVEVVSNQVTLIAEAATPYVVIPDKKEKGLQVENWSAEAHVYDTGFNSGTVKDEVTKVAGDKDAVSVIRTNQTGTARNVSSGDYYLNMESPAENTTVSRSITDLVPGKDYVAEVYVENNSDVKAEITVTGGVKDVSNYTLRSLQKNFVKADSHASNDGYNSKMQRMQVSFTATSKKAEIILSRESGEGTTKFDDIRVVQKSLNNEGSSSVFEQDFESVVQGIYPFVIGNTEGVEDNRIHLSELHAPYTQKGWAGKKLVDDVLGGNWSVKVNTGNKGLVYRTIPQHFHFEPGVTYKVSFAYQTTANAYRFISGDQEIDVRDIAAAKGLSMNSTLPASTDTKTAEFTVTGSENGQTYIGIFSDGTSLNGDTGAGTFILDNLRIEQVPVITGN, encoded by the coding sequence TTGAGCAGGAACAATTACAAGAGATTTAGCCATACCCTGCTTGCACTTGTGTTATTTTTGCCAACGTTCTTGACTGGGTTTATTCCGCCGTTGCGTGTGGTAGCAGAAGTGACGAATCCATGGGTTACCATTTCAAATGGAGGAAATGAAGTAAATGAAATGGTCAACAAGAATGGGAAGGCCTATGCAAGGCTTGGAGCAGGTGCTGGAAATGACAATGGAACCAAAGCAGCTATTTTTCAAGAAGAGAAGGCAGCAGCAAAAGAAGCAGGAACGATGGAATATACCTTTATTCCTGAATTGAATGGGGCAGATACCAGATTTGGTTTCTATCCTCATTTTATTGATCATAATAACTTTGTTTTTGTAGGCTATGACTCTATAGGATGGTTCTATGAATACAAATATCAAGGCAGTGGAACCTGGCTGCAAACTAGACCAAACGTGCCACTTCCAGAAGCAGGAACTAAACATTCTATTAAAATTAATTATAGCGGAACCACTTTAAATGTTACTTTAGATGGCCAAGATTTATTTGGACAGGTTACTTTATCCAAAGATGTAAATAACCTGCTTACAGGTAAGGAAGCGGTTAAACTGGGTGCATTTGGAGGTAAAAACAGCCAAGTCCTCATTGAACTGGGGGATGCTCTTGAAGATGGAGGCACAGACCCAGGTGATGGAGAACTTGTCGACATTACCGATAACCAACTGGAAGAAGGAGATTTTAAAATCCTCTCAGGTGGCGGAAGCGTTACCTATAATGAAGATGGTTCAGCTACCTTAAAGGTTACCTCTACCCAAAAGAATCGAATTGTCTACAATCAAATGAAACCAATTAAGAATGGTGTTTTTGAAGCGGATATTACACCAGGAACTGGCACGATGAACCGATTTGGCCTCATTTATCGTGTGCAAAATCCATCTGCCTACACGTATGTCGGAACAGGGGATCAGAATAATCAATATTTTGGCGAGATTTTTGGCCCAGCTAATACGTGGACATCGATGACATCAGACGTGGCACTAGAAGCTAATAAAACCTACCATATGCGCTTGAAATTCATGGATGATGTCGCAACCCTTTATATCAACGATAAAAAGGTGAATTCGTGGACATTATCAGGCGGTGTCGATCAAGCAGGATTACTTGGATTTGAAAAAAGCCGGGGTGCTGCAGACATCACGATTTCCAACATCAAAGTGAAAGAATATATTCCCCCTAAAGCACCAGAAACACCACCAGTAGAAGATATAGTAAGTTCCGACTATATGAATGTTAAAATTGACCAAGTGTTCCCTCGTGTCATCGAATACCATGTTGGCGATAAGGTGATGGATGGTCAAAAAACTCCTGTTTACGGTTTAAAAGTGAACGGCGTTCTTTATTATCCTGAAGTAAGTTTTGAAAAGAAAAATAAAAGTGAAGCATTATATACCTTAAAGGTTGTCGATGAGTATGAAAATCTTGACGCGGTATTTAAGGTCTCTTTAAAAGTCCAAAAAAATAAAGTGATTTATACCTTTGAAGAAATCAAGAATGCCAAAAGCGCCAAAATAGAAACGGTTGAATTTGCGGATCTGAACTTTATCTCCGTCAATTCCACTCAAACCAATGCGAAAGCCAAATTAACGAATCTTAGCAGTGATGTGACCAAACCAGGGGATGTCGATGCCAATGTCGATGCATCCTTAGGAGACATCGGAACTTCAGGAAGCTACTATACTGGTTTCCTTTCAACGGACCAATTGAGTGCTGGTGTATGGTCTAGTTCAGAAGTCAATGGTTACCGAAATATAGTAGCGAATCGTTATCAGAGTGGAGATGGCACGAAAGGCCTCGGAATTGGTTCTAGCTTGCTTTATTATCAAAGAGCATTTATGTCCAATCCACAAGCTGATAAACCAACTATAAAAATTGCGATTGCAGAAGATCTGAACGAGGATAAGGAAATTGACTGGCAGGACGGAGCCATTGCCTACCGTGAAATCATGCAGAATATCCCGGGGGCGAATAATGTAAACAATCTTGTCGGCACCCGGATTGCCATGAATTTCGGCTCCCAAGCACAGCAGCCATTTTTAAAAACATTGGATAATGTTAAAAAGGTGGCTCTCGCTACGGATGGATTAGGTCAGTCCGTCCTGTTAAAAGGATATGGAAATGAAGGTCATGACAGTGCGCACCCGGATTATGGCAATGTTGGTGAGCGAATCGGCGGCGCGGATGATTTAAAAACGCTAATAGAAGAAGGTCATAAATACAATTCTGAATTTGGAGTCCATATTAATGCTCAAGAAACGTATCCTGAAGCCAAAGCATTTAGTGAGGATTTTATTGATGGTAAAAATTCCCTAGGTTGGGGCTGGTTGGACCAATCCTATACCATTAATAAATTAAAAGATTTGTATTCTGGGTCACGGGCAAAAAGACTGGACGAATTAAAAGCAGTTGCACCTGGCCTTGACTTTGTTTACTTAGACGTGTGGTATCAAGATCAATGGGAATCGGATCGAATCTCCGAGCAATTTCATGACCGCGGATGGAGAGTCACAACCGAATTTGGTACATCAGTAGCTAATTATTCTACCTGGCAGCACTGGGCTACAGATAAGAATTATGGCGGACCTGCCAGCAAGGGAATCAACTCAGAAGTACTCAGGTTTATTAGTAATCATCAAAAAGACTCTTGGGTATTGAATTGGCCGGAAGCAGGCGGAACGGCTGATCATCCATTGCTTGGCGGATTTGAATTAGCCGGTTTCGAGGGGTGGCAATCGGATAAGAACTTTGACCAGTTTATCCGGATGACATTCGATACCAATCTGCCAACAAAATTTTTACAAAAGTATTATGTCACCAATTGGACAGATGTTGAAGGTGACAAAAACAAAACAAACTTGGAAAAGGAAATTAAATTAGCGGACCCAAGTAATGGGGACGATGTGGTTGTAACAAGAAAAGACAATTCTAGAGAGCGTATCATTACACTTAATGGGAATGTTGTCCTTGATGAACATGCCTATTTACTTCCTTGGGTGGAACAAGATTTTAAAAATCCTACACCTGCAGCTGAAAAATTGTATCATTGGAATTTAGAAGGTGGTACTACAACTTGGACATTGCCAGATGGATTTGTTGGTCCATCTAAAAAGGTTTATGTGTACAAATTGACCGATCAAGGCCGGAAAGATGTGCAGAAAGTCGAAGTGGTCAGTAATCAGGTAACCTTGATAGCTGAGGCAGCAACGCCATATGTTGTTATTCCGGACAAAAAGGAAAAGGGCTTACAGGTCGAAAATTGGAGCGCCGAAGCTCATGTCTATGACACGGGATTCAATTCGGGAACCGTCAAAGATGAAGTGACAAAAGTGGCAGGAGATAAAGATGCTGTAAGTGTCATCAGAACGAATCAAACTGGAACAGCACGTAATGTAAGCAGCGGCGACTATTATCTGAATATGGAAAGTCCAGCGGAAAATACAACCGTTTCCCGCTCCATTACTGACCTTGTGCCTGGCAAGGATTATGTGGCAGAGGTATATGTAGAAAACAATAGTGATGTAAAAGCCGAAATCACAGTAACTGGCGGGGTAAAAGATGTAAGTAATTACACACTAAGGAGCCTGCAAAAGAACTTTGTAAAAGCAGACTCGCATGCTTCAAATGATGGATACAATAGCAAAATGCAACGAATGCAAGTAAGCTTTACGGCTACATCTAAAAAGGCTGAAATCATTCTCAGCCGTGAGTCCGGAGAAGGAACTACCAAATTTGATGATATTCGGGTCGTACAAAAATCCTTGAATAATGAAGGTTCATCCAGTGTATTCGAACAAGATTTTGAATCGGTCGTGCAAGGAATTTACCCATTTGTTATCGGGAATACGGAAGGTGTAGAAGACAATAGAATTCATTTGTCAGAATTACATGCACCGTATACACAAAAAGGATGGGCAGGCAAAAAATTAGTGGATGATGTCTTAGGCGGAAATTGGTCCGTTAAAGTAAATACTGGTAACAAAGGATTAGTGTATCGCACGATTCCGCAGCACTTCCACTTTGAACCGGGAGTTACCTATAAAGTATCCTTTGCCTATCAAACTACGGCCAATGCTTATCGCTTTATCTCAGGGGATCAAGAAATCGATGTTCGAGATATTGCGGCTGCCAAGGGACTGAGTATGAATAGTACACTACCAGCATCTACTGATACTAAAACGGCTGAATTTACTGTCACTGGTTCTGAGAATGGACAAACGTATATTGGGATCTTCAGCGATGGAACTAGCTTGAATGGAGATACCGGGGCAGGAACGTTTATTTTAGATAACCTTCGGATTGAACAGGTGCCTGTCATTACAGGTAATTAG